The Pseudomonadota bacterium genomic interval CACTGCGTGAGCTGCGCGAGCTGCTGGCGCAAGGATGCTCATGGTTTAGTATGAAACAGCTAACCAACAATAAAAATGAGCTGACGGTCGTTGGGCGAGCGGCGAAGTAACCCCATCAGGGGTCGATTTGCGGAGCAAATCGTGGGTGATAATACGGTTCCTCAGCGATAAGTGTGGGTACATTAGATGGGAAAACCCCTGCGCGGGAACGTGAACCGCTTCCCGTTACCTGCTCCCGCTCCGATACCGGTTAACCCTTAAAAACGGTTCCTCACCGATAAGTGTGGGTACATTAGATGGAAAACCCCTGCGCGGGAAGCGGTTCACGTTCCCGCGCAGGGATTCAGCATCCATTATCTTACATTCTTCGACCGGCTTTTCTTCCAACTGCCGCGCATAGTTATGCCATCATCCAGTAGCTTCCCACCCACACTTATTGGTGAGGAACCGTTTATACTGGGTTGCATAGTTCTAGTCTTTCACTTGAGGAGTGCATCTAATATAATCTCTATATGCCGAATGTACCATTGTATAGAGCCCATCCATGGCACGGAGTTTCGATCGGCGATGACGCCCCAACGGTCGTCACCTGCTACATCGAGATCGTACCAACCGATACCGTAAAATTTGAAATGGACAAGGCCTCCGGTATTCTGCGGGTCGACAGACCACAAAAATATTCCAATCACTGTCCAACCCTGTACGGTTTTATTCCGCAAACCCTGTGCGGAGATGGTGTCGGAGCCTTATGCGCCAAGGCGCTGCGTAAGAAAAAGATCCAGGGTGATAAAGACCCTCTGGATGTCTGTATCCTGACCGATCGACCCATTCTACATGGAGATATCCTCATACGAGCCCGTCCTATCGGGGGCATAAGACTTATAGATAACTCAGAGGCCGATGATAAGATCATCGCCGTATTGGAGGGTGATGATGTGTACGGCGAGATAACGGAGCTCGCAGATGCCCCTCAGGGTATTATCGATCGACTGCGCCACTATTTCCTAACCTACAAAGAGATCCCGGGTAAACAGGGGTCACCCCGCATCAAAATAGCATCATTCTACGATAGAAAAACCGCCTACGGTGTAATCAAACAAAGTAGGCAGGACTACCGCGCGAACTATTCTCCTCCAGGATCGTGAAACACCTCAATATCGGACGCAGCAGACTCAGCCTGACTACGAAGGTACGCCTCATACTGCTCCGGCGTTAGTGCGGCTTTAAGTTGCTCGTTTCGTAGCTCTGAGCGCCGTCTATTCTCAGCGATCATAAGCTTCACTCTATCTTGGGCGCTACGCTCAGCTACTCCGTGCTGCGACGCTGCTGCGTGCTGCGGCGCTGCGAGCTCCTGATCTATCTGCTGCTCAATTTTATTGAATATCTCTTGAATCTGGCGCTCCTGCACATCAGAGAGGCTCAGTTGCCTAGCTATCCAGAGCACCTCTTTCTCCAACTCCTCCTCCTGCACCCGTTGAAACGCTGCCCTTACCTGCTCCCTATAGTAGGTAGCGTTCTCGAGACCTAAGATATCATCAAGGGTTTCGTCCTCATCACCAGCACCCTCAGAGCTAAATTCCCTAGAGAACTTAGCCGCAAGGCGTTGCTTCTGATCATCATTAAGCGGCACGAATTTATCTATAGCCGAGACACGCCACTTTACGGCCTCCTGCCGATCTGAGCTAATAGCGCCCTCTTCAGAGACCGAGATCTCTCCATCCACGCGTACAGTCTCGTGCGCTGCCTGTGCGCCCTCACTCAACTTAAGTTCCCTCTCAAGTTGTGCTACTCGCTGCTTGGTGCGCTCTAATTCCGAATTACTCGCTGTACTTTGAGGTGCAAGCTCCGTTGGCCCCTGATCTATCGCTAGGCCTGGGCGCAGTTCATACATAAGTCCAGCACCCAAGAAAAGTCCTAATATAAACACCACGAGCGCTTTCACCATAATAATGCTCCGAGACAGAGGAAGATCTCGAAAATATCCTCTGCTGCGGTTTACTGCAACTTGAATCGGTATCGGTTTGTGTGCAGTATATGCCAGAGAAGCCAGGGCTATAGAGGGGTACTATGAAGAGATATTTCGGGGCGCACGTATCGGCGGCTGGCGGGCTTGCGAACTCAGTTGCGGCAGCGGTAGCGCTTAATGTTAACACGATTCAGGTCCACCCCTCACCACCGCAACGTTGGAACAGCACCCCATTTGCCCCAGGAATTGAGGATCTTTTTCTTGCGGCAAAGGATGGCTCCTGCCTTGAAAAGGTATTCTTCCACGCTATTTATCTGATTAATCTGGCCTCGCCAGATCCGCAGAAATTTAACCTCGCTAAGCTTTCGCTAGTTAACGACCTTGATTTCAGCGCTCGCATCGGAGGAAGTGGTGTAATCTTTCACGTAGGGAGTATGAAGGATCAGCCCGATGAGTCAGAGGGCTACGACCGGGTGGTATCTGGTATTAACTGGGTGATGGAGCGCGCTCCAAAGGACTCACGCCTAATCCTTGAGGTGGCTGCCGGCTCAGGTAGCGTGATCGGAGACCGGATTGAGGAGCTGTCACTAATCTACTCGCAGCTCGATAACAAGGAGCAGGTTGGATTTGGCCTTGATACTCAACATATGTGGGCATCTGGGTACGATATCGTCACAGATCTAGAGTCAGTTATCGAAAACATTGAGCGGGAGCTCTCCCTCGACAAGGTCTGGTCGGTACACCTTAATGACAGCAAGACCGAGTTAGCGAGCAGAAAGGATCGCCACGAGAATATCGGTGATGGGCTAATCGGTAATGAGACACTTAGGCGGGTATTTATGCACCCCAAGCTCGCTCATATTCCCTTTATCCTTGAGACCCCTGCCCTTGGCAGCCCAGAGGGAGCGCTAGTCGAGGTCGAAAAATTACGCAGCTTTATTGGTTAAGTAGTTCAGCCTTGCAGGCTATTCCCTTTGCAGTCAGTTGGTAATCGGCGTACCGCAAAGTATGCCCTAAATCACCCCTCATGTAATTCGGGCTGTGTGTGAAGACTTCTAAGGAATGTGTTACCAATCCGAGTTCGAGGAGCGCGTCCAGCGCTTTGCAAACATCTATTCGATTATCGAGAAAGTTGCATTCGGTTTTAGTCGACTGCTTGAGACCAAATTTGCACAGCACGACCTCTAAAACCCCTTCCGGTTTGGCGACGACCTTCATCTGATCATACTTAGTATTTAGCTCTGGCACCTGCATGATAAT includes:
- a CDS encoding inorganic pyrophosphatase; the protein is MPNVPLYRAHPWHGVSIGDDAPTVVTCYIEIVPTDTVKFEMDKASGILRVDRPQKYSNHCPTLYGFIPQTLCGDGVGALCAKALRKKKIQGDKDPLDVCILTDRPILHGDILIRARPIGGIRLIDNSEADDKIIAVLEGDDVYGEITELADAPQGIIDRLRHYFLTYKEIPGKQGSPRIKIASFYDRKTAYGVIKQSRQDYRANYSPPGS
- a CDS encoding deoxyribonuclease IV, with protein sequence MKRYFGAHVSAAGGLANSVAAAVALNVNTIQVHPSPPQRWNSTPFAPGIEDLFLAAKDGSCLEKVFFHAIYLINLASPDPQKFNLAKLSLVNDLDFSARIGGSGVIFHVGSMKDQPDESEGYDRVVSGINWVMERAPKDSRLILEVAAGSGSVIGDRIEELSLIYSQLDNKEQVGFGLDTQHMWASGYDIVTDLESVIENIERELSLDKVWSVHLNDSKTELASRKDRHENIGDGLIGNETLRRVFMHPKLAHIPFILETPALGSPEGALVEVEKLRSFIG